From one Balaenoptera acutorostrata chromosome 6, mBalAcu1.1, whole genome shotgun sequence genomic stretch:
- the HRURF gene encoding protein HRURF, translating into MAQPTASAQKLVRPIRAVCRILQIPEPDPSNLRP; encoded by the coding sequence ATGGCGCAACCCACGGCCTCGGCCCAGAAGCTGGTGCGGCCGATCCGCGCCGTGTGCCGCATCCTGCAGATCCCAGAGCCCGACCCCTCCAACCTGCGGCCCTAG
- the REEP4 gene encoding receptor expression-enhancing protein 4 isoform X1: MATPCSRTHTAGRLVFGMLYPTYASYKAVKTKNIREYVRWMMYWIVFALFMAVETFTDIFISWFPFYYEIKMAFVLWLLSPYTKGASLLYRKFVHPSLSRHEKEIDTYIVQAKERSYETVLSFGKRGLNIAASAAVQAAAKSQGALAGRLRSFSMQDLRTISDAPAPTYQDPLYLEDQVPHRRPPIGYRAGGLQDSDTEDECWSDTEVVPQPSARPREKPLGRTQSLRVVKRKPLVREGTSRSLKVRTRKKTTPSDMDS, encoded by the exons ATGGCGACCCCCTGCAGTCGCACACACACTGCAGGCAG GCTGGTGTTTGGGATGCTGTACCCAACTTATGCTTCCTACAAGGCTGTGAAGACCAAGAACATTCGTGAATAT GTTCGGTGGATGATGTACTGGATCGTCTTTGCGCTCTTCATGGCAGTGGAGACCTTCACAGACATCTTTATTTCCTG GTTCCCTTTCTACTACGAGATCAAGATGGCGTTTGTGCTGTGGCTGCTTTCGCCCTATACCAAGGGGGCCAGCCTGCTTTACCGCAAGTTCGTCCACCCATCCTTGTCTCGCCATGAGAAG GAGATTGACACCTACATCGTGCAGGCCAAGGAGCGCAGCTACGAGACGGTGCTCAGCTTTGGGAAGCGGGGCCTCAACATTGCCGCCTCGGCTGCTGTGCAGGCAGCCGCCAAG AGTCAGGGCGCACTGGCCGGAAGGCTGCGGAGCTTCTCTATGCAGGACCTGCGCACCATCTCCGATGCCCCCGCCCCCACCTACCAGGATCCCCTCTACCTGGAGGACCAGGTACCCCACCGCAGGCCACCCATCG GGTACCGGGCAGGGGGCCTGCAGGACAGTGACACCGAGGATGAGTGTTGGTCAGACACAGAAGTGGTCCCCCAGCCATCAGCGCGGCCCCGAGAGAAGCCTCTGGGCCGCACCCAGAGTCTGCGTGTGGTCAAGAGGAAGCCGCTGGTGCGGGAG GGCACCTCGCGCTCCCTGAAGGTTCGGACGAGGAAGAAGACCACGCCTTCAGACATGGACAGCTAG
- the REEP4 gene encoding receptor expression-enhancing protein 4 isoform X3, giving the protein MATPCSRTHTAGRLVFGMLYPTYASYKAVKTKNIREYVRWMMYWIVFALFMAVETFTDIFISWFPFYYEIKMAFVLWLLSPYTKGASLLYRKFVHPSLSRHEKEIDTYIVQAKERSYETVLSFGKRGLNIAASAAVQAAAKSQGALAGRLRSFSMQDLRTISDAPAPTYQDPLYLEDQVPHRRPPIGYRAGGLQDSDTEDECWSDTEVVPQPSARPREKPLGRTQSLRVVKRKPLGTSRSLKVRTRKKTTPSDMDS; this is encoded by the exons ATGGCGACCCCCTGCAGTCGCACACACACTGCAGGCAG GCTGGTGTTTGGGATGCTGTACCCAACTTATGCTTCCTACAAGGCTGTGAAGACCAAGAACATTCGTGAATAT GTTCGGTGGATGATGTACTGGATCGTCTTTGCGCTCTTCATGGCAGTGGAGACCTTCACAGACATCTTTATTTCCTG GTTCCCTTTCTACTACGAGATCAAGATGGCGTTTGTGCTGTGGCTGCTTTCGCCCTATACCAAGGGGGCCAGCCTGCTTTACCGCAAGTTCGTCCACCCATCCTTGTCTCGCCATGAGAAG GAGATTGACACCTACATCGTGCAGGCCAAGGAGCGCAGCTACGAGACGGTGCTCAGCTTTGGGAAGCGGGGCCTCAACATTGCCGCCTCGGCTGCTGTGCAGGCAGCCGCCAAG AGTCAGGGCGCACTGGCCGGAAGGCTGCGGAGCTTCTCTATGCAGGACCTGCGCACCATCTCCGATGCCCCCGCCCCCACCTACCAGGATCCCCTCTACCTGGAGGACCAGGTACCCCACCGCAGGCCACCCATCG GGTACCGGGCAGGGGGCCTGCAGGACAGTGACACCGAGGATGAGTGTTGGTCAGACACAGAAGTGGTCCCCCAGCCATCAGCGCGGCCCCGAGAGAAGCCTCTGGGCCGCACCCAGAGTCTGCGTGTGGTCAAGAGGAAGCCGCTG GGCACCTCGCGCTCCCTGAAGGTTCGGACGAGGAAGAAGACCACGCCTTCAGACATGGACAGCTAG
- the LGI3 gene encoding leucine-rich repeat LGI family member 3 isoform X1 — translation MAGLRARLGSGLGLLALSTLGLCLMLQVGAKRPPKTPPCPPSCSCTRDTAFCVDSKAVPRNLPSEVISLTLVNAAFSEIQDGAFSHLPLLQFLLLNSNKFTLIGDNAFTGLSHLQYLFIENNDIWALSKFTFRGLKSLTHLSLANNNLQTLPRDIFRPLDILSDLDLRGNSLNCDCKVKWLVEWLAHTNTTVAPIYCASPPRFQEHKVQDLPLREFDCITTDFVLYQTLSFPAVSAEPFLYSSDLYLALAQPGASACTILKWDYVERQLRDYDRIPAPSAVHCKPMVVDSQLYVVVAQLFGGSYIYHWDPNTTRFTKLQDIDPQRVRKPNDLEAFRIDGDWYFAVADSSKAGATSLYRWHQNGFYSHQALHAWHRDTDLEFVDGEGKPRLIVSSSSQAPVIYQWSRTQKQFVAQGEVTQVPDAQAVKHFRAGRDSYLCLSRYIGDSKILRWEGTRFSEVQALPSRGSLALQPFLVGGRRYLALGSDFSFTQIYQWDEGRQKFVRFQELAVQAPRAFCYLPAGDAQLLLAPSFKGQTLVYRHVVVDLSA, via the exons ATGGCGGGGCTGCGGGCCAGGCTGGGCTCAGGGCTCGGGCTGCTGGCGCTGTCCACGCTGGGCCTCTGCCTAATGCTGCAAGTCGGCGCCAAGAGGCCCCCCAAGACGCCCCCGTGCCCGCCCAGCTGCTCCTGCACCAGGGACACCGCCTTCTGCGTGGACTCTAAGGCAGTGCCCAGGAACCTGCCCTCCGAGGTCATCTCTCT GACGCTGGTGAATGCTGCCTTTTCGGAGATCCAGGATGGAGCATTTTCCCACCTGCCACTGCTGCAGTTCCT GTTACTCAATTCCAACAAGTTTACACTGATTGGAGACAATGCCTTCACGGGACTGTCTCACCTGCAGTACCT CTTCATTGAGAACAATGACATCTGGGCACTTTCCAAGTTTACCTTCAGAGGACTCAAGTCTTTGACACACCT CTCACTGGCCAACAATAACCTGCAGACACTGCCTAGAGACATCTTTCGGCCCCTGGACATCCTGAGTGACTT GGACCTGCGGGGCAACTCGCTCAACTGTGACTGCAAGGTGAAGTGGCTGGTGGAGTGGCTGGCACACACCAACACCACGGTGGCGCCCATCTACTGCGCCAGCCCGCCCCGATTCCAAGAGCACAAGGTGCAGGATCTGCCGCTGCGGGAGTTCGACTGCATCACCACAG ATTTCGTGCTGTACCAGACCCTGTCCTTCCCAGCGGTGTCGGCCGAGCCCTTCCTTTACTCCAGTGACCTCTATTTGGCTTTGGCCCAGCCAGGAGCCAGCGCTTGCACCATCCTCAAGTGGGACTATGTTGAAAGGCAGCTTCGAGACTATGATAGAATCCCAG CCCCCTCTGCAGTGCACTGCAAGCCGATGGTGGTGGACAGCCAGCTGTATGTGGTGGTGGCCCAGTTGTTTGGTGGCTCTTACATTTACCACTGGGACCCCAACACCACGCGCTTCACCAAGCTGCAGGACATCGACCCTCAGCGCGTGCGCAAGCCCAATGACCTCGAGGCCTTCCGCATCGATGGCGACTGGTACTTTGCCGTGGCTGACAGCTCCAAGGCGGGGGCCACCAGCCTCTACCGCTGGCACCAGAACGGCTTCTACTCCCACCAGGCCCTGCATGCCTGGCACCGTGACACTGACCTGGAATTTGTAGACGGCGAGGGCAAGCCACGCCTGATCGTGTCCAGCAGCTCCCAGGCCCCCGTCATCTATCAGTGGAGTCGCACCCAGAAGCAGTTTGTGGCCCAGGGCGAGGTGACCCAGGTGCCTGATGCCCAGGCTGTGAAACACTTCCGCGCAGGTCGCGACAGCTACCTGTGCCTCAGCCGCTACATCGGCGACTCCAAGATCCTGCGCTGGGAGGGCACCCGCTTCTCCGAGGTGCAGGCGCTGCCCTCCAGGGGCTCGCTGGCCCTGCAGCCCTTCCTCGTGGGTGGCCGCCGCTACCTGGCGCTGGGCAGCGACTTCTCCTTCACACAGATCTACCAGTGGGATGAGGGGCGGCAGAAGTTTGTGCGGTTCCAGGAGCTGGCGGTGCAGGCCCCTCGGGCCTTCTGCTACCTGCCTGCTGGGGACGCCCAGCTGCTCCTGGCCCCCAGCTTCAAGGGACAGACACTCGTGTACCGACACGTGGTGGTGGATCTCAGTGCCTAG
- the SFTPC gene encoding pulmonary surfactant-associated protein C isoform X1 → MDVGSKEVLMESPPDYSAVPGGRFQIPCCPVNIKRLLIVVVVVVLVVVVIVGALLMGLHMSQKHTEMVLEMSIAGPEAQQRLALSERVGTTATFSIGSTGIVAYDYQRLLIAYKPAPGTCCYVMKMAPQSIPSLEALTRKFQNFQGLSKLQRDRKAPGAKGLVQTGRKPLLPIPLGLVLEKWELWGEVGRGEAAPRAQGGSYTKE, encoded by the exons ATGGATGTGGGCAGCAAAGAGGTCTTGATGGAGAGCCCGCCG GACTACTCAGCAGTCCCTGGGGGCCGGTTCCAAATCCCCTGCTGTCCTGTGAACATCAAACGCCTTCTCATCGTGGTCGTGGTGGTGGTCCTTGTTGTCGTGGTGATTGTAGGGGCCCTGCTCATGGGTCTTCACATGAGCCAGAAACATACTGAGATG GTCCTAGAGATGAGCATCGCGGGGCCGGAAGCCCAGCAACGCCTGGCCCTGAGTGAGCGTGTGGGAACCACTGCCACCTTCTCCATTGGCTCCACTGGCATCGTGGCATATGACTACCAGAGG CTCCTGATTGCCTACAAGCCAGCCCCGGGAACCTGCTGCTACGTCATGAAGATGGCTCCGCAGAGCATCCCGAGTCTTGAGGCTCTTACTAGAAAATTCCAGAACTTCCAG GGCCTCAGCAAGCTCCAAAGGGACCGCAAAGCTCCAGGAGCAAAGGGTCTTGTGCAGACAGGCAGGAAGCCGCTCCTGCCAATACCACTGGGACTGgtcctggagaaatgggagctgtggggagaggtgggcagaggagAAGCAGCTCCTAGGGCCCAAGGGGGTTCCTACACCAAAGAATAA
- the REEP4 gene encoding receptor expression-enhancing protein 4 isoform X2, translating into MVSWMICRLVVLVFGMLYPTYASYKAVKTKNIREYVRWMMYWIVFALFMAVETFTDIFISWFPFYYEIKMAFVLWLLSPYTKGASLLYRKFVHPSLSRHEKEIDTYIVQAKERSYETVLSFGKRGLNIAASAAVQAAAKSQGALAGRLRSFSMQDLRTISDAPAPTYQDPLYLEDQVPHRRPPIGYRAGGLQDSDTEDECWSDTEVVPQPSARPREKPLGRTQSLRVVKRKPLVREGTSRSLKVRTRKKTTPSDMDS; encoded by the exons ATGGTGTCCTGGATGATCTGTCGCCTGGTGGT GCTGGTGTTTGGGATGCTGTACCCAACTTATGCTTCCTACAAGGCTGTGAAGACCAAGAACATTCGTGAATAT GTTCGGTGGATGATGTACTGGATCGTCTTTGCGCTCTTCATGGCAGTGGAGACCTTCACAGACATCTTTATTTCCTG GTTCCCTTTCTACTACGAGATCAAGATGGCGTTTGTGCTGTGGCTGCTTTCGCCCTATACCAAGGGGGCCAGCCTGCTTTACCGCAAGTTCGTCCACCCATCCTTGTCTCGCCATGAGAAG GAGATTGACACCTACATCGTGCAGGCCAAGGAGCGCAGCTACGAGACGGTGCTCAGCTTTGGGAAGCGGGGCCTCAACATTGCCGCCTCGGCTGCTGTGCAGGCAGCCGCCAAG AGTCAGGGCGCACTGGCCGGAAGGCTGCGGAGCTTCTCTATGCAGGACCTGCGCACCATCTCCGATGCCCCCGCCCCCACCTACCAGGATCCCCTCTACCTGGAGGACCAGGTACCCCACCGCAGGCCACCCATCG GGTACCGGGCAGGGGGCCTGCAGGACAGTGACACCGAGGATGAGTGTTGGTCAGACACAGAAGTGGTCCCCCAGCCATCAGCGCGGCCCCGAGAGAAGCCTCTGGGCCGCACCCAGAGTCTGCGTGTGGTCAAGAGGAAGCCGCTGGTGCGGGAG GGCACCTCGCGCTCCCTGAAGGTTCGGACGAGGAAGAAGACCACGCCTTCAGACATGGACAGCTAG
- the REEP4 gene encoding receptor expression-enhancing protein 4 isoform X4 — protein MMYWIVFALFMAVETFTDIFISWFPFYYEIKMAFVLWLLSPYTKGASLLYRKFVHPSLSRHEKEIDTYIVQAKERSYETVLSFGKRGLNIAASAAVQAAAKSQGALAGRLRSFSMQDLRTISDAPAPTYQDPLYLEDQVPHRRPPIGYRAGGLQDSDTEDECWSDTEVVPQPSARPREKPLGRTQSLRVVKRKPLVREGTSRSLKVRTRKKTTPSDMDS, from the exons ATGATGTACTGGATCGTCTTTGCGCTCTTCATGGCAGTGGAGACCTTCACAGACATCTTTATTTCCTG GTTCCCTTTCTACTACGAGATCAAGATGGCGTTTGTGCTGTGGCTGCTTTCGCCCTATACCAAGGGGGCCAGCCTGCTTTACCGCAAGTTCGTCCACCCATCCTTGTCTCGCCATGAGAAG GAGATTGACACCTACATCGTGCAGGCCAAGGAGCGCAGCTACGAGACGGTGCTCAGCTTTGGGAAGCGGGGCCTCAACATTGCCGCCTCGGCTGCTGTGCAGGCAGCCGCCAAG AGTCAGGGCGCACTGGCCGGAAGGCTGCGGAGCTTCTCTATGCAGGACCTGCGCACCATCTCCGATGCCCCCGCCCCCACCTACCAGGATCCCCTCTACCTGGAGGACCAGGTACCCCACCGCAGGCCACCCATCG GGTACCGGGCAGGGGGCCTGCAGGACAGTGACACCGAGGATGAGTGTTGGTCAGACACAGAAGTGGTCCCCCAGCCATCAGCGCGGCCCCGAGAGAAGCCTCTGGGCCGCACCCAGAGTCTGCGTGTGGTCAAGAGGAAGCCGCTGGTGCGGGAG GGCACCTCGCGCTCCCTGAAGGTTCGGACGAGGAAGAAGACCACGCCTTCAGACATGGACAGCTAG
- the LGI3 gene encoding leucine-rich repeat LGI family member 3 isoform X2, translating into MAGLRARLGSGLGLLALSTLGLCLMLQVGAKRPPKTPPCPPSCSCTRDTAFCVDSKAVPRNLPSEVISLTLVNAAFSEIQDGAFSHLPLLQFLLLNSNKFTLIGDNAFTGLSHLQYLFIENNDIWALSKFTFRGLKSLTHLSLANNNLQTLPRDIFRPLDILSDLDLRGNSLNCDCKVKWLVEWLAHTNTTVAPIYCASPPRFQEHKVQDLPLREFDCITTGASACTILKWDYVERQLRDYDRIPAPSAVHCKPMVVDSQLYVVVAQLFGGSYIYHWDPNTTRFTKLQDIDPQRVRKPNDLEAFRIDGDWYFAVADSSKAGATSLYRWHQNGFYSHQALHAWHRDTDLEFVDGEGKPRLIVSSSSQAPVIYQWSRTQKQFVAQGEVTQVPDAQAVKHFRAGRDSYLCLSRYIGDSKILRWEGTRFSEVQALPSRGSLALQPFLVGGRRYLALGSDFSFTQIYQWDEGRQKFVRFQELAVQAPRAFCYLPAGDAQLLLAPSFKGQTLVYRHVVVDLSA; encoded by the exons ATGGCGGGGCTGCGGGCCAGGCTGGGCTCAGGGCTCGGGCTGCTGGCGCTGTCCACGCTGGGCCTCTGCCTAATGCTGCAAGTCGGCGCCAAGAGGCCCCCCAAGACGCCCCCGTGCCCGCCCAGCTGCTCCTGCACCAGGGACACCGCCTTCTGCGTGGACTCTAAGGCAGTGCCCAGGAACCTGCCCTCCGAGGTCATCTCTCT GACGCTGGTGAATGCTGCCTTTTCGGAGATCCAGGATGGAGCATTTTCCCACCTGCCACTGCTGCAGTTCCT GTTACTCAATTCCAACAAGTTTACACTGATTGGAGACAATGCCTTCACGGGACTGTCTCACCTGCAGTACCT CTTCATTGAGAACAATGACATCTGGGCACTTTCCAAGTTTACCTTCAGAGGACTCAAGTCTTTGACACACCT CTCACTGGCCAACAATAACCTGCAGACACTGCCTAGAGACATCTTTCGGCCCCTGGACATCCTGAGTGACTT GGACCTGCGGGGCAACTCGCTCAACTGTGACTGCAAGGTGAAGTGGCTGGTGGAGTGGCTGGCACACACCAACACCACGGTGGCGCCCATCTACTGCGCCAGCCCGCCCCGATTCCAAGAGCACAAGGTGCAGGATCTGCCGCTGCGGGAGTTCGACTGCATCACCACAG GAGCCAGCGCTTGCACCATCCTCAAGTGGGACTATGTTGAAAGGCAGCTTCGAGACTATGATAGAATCCCAG CCCCCTCTGCAGTGCACTGCAAGCCGATGGTGGTGGACAGCCAGCTGTATGTGGTGGTGGCCCAGTTGTTTGGTGGCTCTTACATTTACCACTGGGACCCCAACACCACGCGCTTCACCAAGCTGCAGGACATCGACCCTCAGCGCGTGCGCAAGCCCAATGACCTCGAGGCCTTCCGCATCGATGGCGACTGGTACTTTGCCGTGGCTGACAGCTCCAAGGCGGGGGCCACCAGCCTCTACCGCTGGCACCAGAACGGCTTCTACTCCCACCAGGCCCTGCATGCCTGGCACCGTGACACTGACCTGGAATTTGTAGACGGCGAGGGCAAGCCACGCCTGATCGTGTCCAGCAGCTCCCAGGCCCCCGTCATCTATCAGTGGAGTCGCACCCAGAAGCAGTTTGTGGCCCAGGGCGAGGTGACCCAGGTGCCTGATGCCCAGGCTGTGAAACACTTCCGCGCAGGTCGCGACAGCTACCTGTGCCTCAGCCGCTACATCGGCGACTCCAAGATCCTGCGCTGGGAGGGCACCCGCTTCTCCGAGGTGCAGGCGCTGCCCTCCAGGGGCTCGCTGGCCCTGCAGCCCTTCCTCGTGGGTGGCCGCCGCTACCTGGCGCTGGGCAGCGACTTCTCCTTCACACAGATCTACCAGTGGGATGAGGGGCGGCAGAAGTTTGTGCGGTTCCAGGAGCTGGCGGTGCAGGCCCCTCGGGCCTTCTGCTACCTGCCTGCTGGGGACGCCCAGCTGCTCCTGGCCCCCAGCTTCAAGGGACAGACACTCGTGTACCGACACGTGGTGGTGGATCTCAGTGCCTAG
- the SFTPC gene encoding pulmonary surfactant-associated protein C isoform X2: MDVGSKEVLMESPPDYSAVPGGRFQIPCCPVNIKRLLIVVVVVVLVVVVIVGALLMGLHMSQKHTEMVLEMSIAGPEAQQRLALSERVGTTATFSIGSTGIVAYDYQRLLIAYKPAPGTCCYVMKMAPQSIPSLEALTRKFQNFQAEPSVPTSKLGQEEGRDAGLASSGDLAFLGSTVSTLCGEVPLYYI; this comes from the exons ATGGATGTGGGCAGCAAAGAGGTCTTGATGGAGAGCCCGCCG GACTACTCAGCAGTCCCTGGGGGCCGGTTCCAAATCCCCTGCTGTCCTGTGAACATCAAACGCCTTCTCATCGTGGTCGTGGTGGTGGTCCTTGTTGTCGTGGTGATTGTAGGGGCCCTGCTCATGGGTCTTCACATGAGCCAGAAACATACTGAGATG GTCCTAGAGATGAGCATCGCGGGGCCGGAAGCCCAGCAACGCCTGGCCCTGAGTGAGCGTGTGGGAACCACTGCCACCTTCTCCATTGGCTCCACTGGCATCGTGGCATATGACTACCAGAGG CTCCTGATTGCCTACAAGCCAGCCCCGGGAACCTGCTGCTACGTCATGAAGATGGCTCCGCAGAGCATCCCGAGTCTTGAGGCTCTTACTAGAAAATTCCAGAACTTCCAG GCCGAGCCCTCAGTACCTACCTCTAAGCTGGGCCAGGAGGAGGGCCGTGATGCCGGCTTGGCATCCTCCGGGGACCTGGCCTTCCTGGGCAGCACCGTGAGCACCCTGTGTGGCGAGGTGCCCCTCTACTACATCTAG
- the LGI3 gene encoding leucine-rich repeat LGI family member 3 isoform X3 has translation MAGLRARLGSGLGLLALSTLGLCLMLQVGAKRPPKTPPCPPSCSCTRDTAFCVDSKAVPRNLPSEVISLTLVNAAFSEIQDGAFSHLPLLQFLLLNSNKFTLIGDNAFTGLSHLQYLFIENNDIWALSKFTFRGLKSLTHLSLANNNLQTLPRDIFRPLDILSDLDLRGNSLNCDCKVKWLVEWLAHTNTTVAPIYCASPPRFQEHKVQDLPLREFDCITTAPSAVHCKPMVVDSQLYVVVAQLFGGSYIYHWDPNTTRFTKLQDIDPQRVRKPNDLEAFRIDGDWYFAVADSSKAGATSLYRWHQNGFYSHQALHAWHRDTDLEFVDGEGKPRLIVSSSSQAPVIYQWSRTQKQFVAQGEVTQVPDAQAVKHFRAGRDSYLCLSRYIGDSKILRWEGTRFSEVQALPSRGSLALQPFLVGGRRYLALGSDFSFTQIYQWDEGRQKFVRFQELAVQAPRAFCYLPAGDAQLLLAPSFKGQTLVYRHVVVDLSA, from the exons ATGGCGGGGCTGCGGGCCAGGCTGGGCTCAGGGCTCGGGCTGCTGGCGCTGTCCACGCTGGGCCTCTGCCTAATGCTGCAAGTCGGCGCCAAGAGGCCCCCCAAGACGCCCCCGTGCCCGCCCAGCTGCTCCTGCACCAGGGACACCGCCTTCTGCGTGGACTCTAAGGCAGTGCCCAGGAACCTGCCCTCCGAGGTCATCTCTCT GACGCTGGTGAATGCTGCCTTTTCGGAGATCCAGGATGGAGCATTTTCCCACCTGCCACTGCTGCAGTTCCT GTTACTCAATTCCAACAAGTTTACACTGATTGGAGACAATGCCTTCACGGGACTGTCTCACCTGCAGTACCT CTTCATTGAGAACAATGACATCTGGGCACTTTCCAAGTTTACCTTCAGAGGACTCAAGTCTTTGACACACCT CTCACTGGCCAACAATAACCTGCAGACACTGCCTAGAGACATCTTTCGGCCCCTGGACATCCTGAGTGACTT GGACCTGCGGGGCAACTCGCTCAACTGTGACTGCAAGGTGAAGTGGCTGGTGGAGTGGCTGGCACACACCAACACCACGGTGGCGCCCATCTACTGCGCCAGCCCGCCCCGATTCCAAGAGCACAAGGTGCAGGATCTGCCGCTGCGGGAGTTCGACTGCATCACCACAG CCCCCTCTGCAGTGCACTGCAAGCCGATGGTGGTGGACAGCCAGCTGTATGTGGTGGTGGCCCAGTTGTTTGGTGGCTCTTACATTTACCACTGGGACCCCAACACCACGCGCTTCACCAAGCTGCAGGACATCGACCCTCAGCGCGTGCGCAAGCCCAATGACCTCGAGGCCTTCCGCATCGATGGCGACTGGTACTTTGCCGTGGCTGACAGCTCCAAGGCGGGGGCCACCAGCCTCTACCGCTGGCACCAGAACGGCTTCTACTCCCACCAGGCCCTGCATGCCTGGCACCGTGACACTGACCTGGAATTTGTAGACGGCGAGGGCAAGCCACGCCTGATCGTGTCCAGCAGCTCCCAGGCCCCCGTCATCTATCAGTGGAGTCGCACCCAGAAGCAGTTTGTGGCCCAGGGCGAGGTGACCCAGGTGCCTGATGCCCAGGCTGTGAAACACTTCCGCGCAGGTCGCGACAGCTACCTGTGCCTCAGCCGCTACATCGGCGACTCCAAGATCCTGCGCTGGGAGGGCACCCGCTTCTCCGAGGTGCAGGCGCTGCCCTCCAGGGGCTCGCTGGCCCTGCAGCCCTTCCTCGTGGGTGGCCGCCGCTACCTGGCGCTGGGCAGCGACTTCTCCTTCACACAGATCTACCAGTGGGATGAGGGGCGGCAGAAGTTTGTGCGGTTCCAGGAGCTGGCGGTGCAGGCCCCTCGGGCCTTCTGCTACCTGCCTGCTGGGGACGCCCAGCTGCTCCTGGCCCCCAGCTTCAAGGGACAGACACTCGTGTACCGACACGTGGTGGTGGATCTCAGTGCCTAG